A genomic window from Candidatus Kouleothrix ribensis includes:
- a CDS encoding phage baseplate protein, whose translation MRPLSAPELLDVWDRGRDHGPLERALALLVAACPGYPPDALAALSIGERDARLMLLRQWAFGAHAACVAACPACGAQVELGFALADVCAAGLAPAAPLLLEIDGYAVRFRLPTSHDLRDLRGPAARQQVLARCVLAAMHAGAAYDGARLPESVVAALVAAMAAADPLADIRLGLICPACGHAWQVLFDIVTFFWSEIDAWARRTLREVHALARAYGWREAEILALTARRRQHYLEILADERLPR comes from the coding sequence ATGCGCCCACTTTCAGCCCCCGAGCTGCTCGATGTGTGGGATCGCGGGCGCGATCATGGGCCGCTTGAGCGCGCGCTGGCGCTGCTGGTGGCGGCATGCCCCGGCTACCCACCCGACGCGCTGGCTGCGCTCAGCATTGGCGAGCGCGACGCACGCCTGATGCTGCTGCGCCAGTGGGCCTTCGGCGCGCATGCGGCGTGCGTGGCGGCCTGCCCGGCCTGCGGCGCCCAGGTGGAGCTTGGCTTCGCCCTGGCCGATGTGTGCGCAGCGGGGTTAGCGCCGGCCGCCCCGCTGCTGCTGGAGATCGATGGCTACGCGGTACGGTTTCGCCTGCCCACCAGCCACGATCTGCGCGATCTGCGCGGCCCGGCAGCACGGCAGCAGGTGCTGGCGCGCTGTGTGCTGGCCGCCATGCACGCAGGGGCCGCCTACGACGGCGCAAGGCTGCCTGAATCGGTTGTGGCCGCGCTGGTAGCGGCAATGGCTGCGGCCGACCCACTAGCCGATATACGCCTGGGGCTGATCTGCCCGGCCTGCGGCCACGCCTGGCAGGTGCTGTTTGATATTGTCACGTTCTTCTGGAGCGAGATCGACGCCTGGGCGCGGCGTACGCTGCGCGAGGTACACGCCCTGGCGCGCGCCTATGGCTGGCGCGAGGCCGAGATTTTAGCGCTGACGGCCCGGCGCCGGCAGCATTACCTGGAGATACTGGCGGATGAGCGACTACCTCGATAG
- a CDS encoding phage tail protein, translating to MAQFTVNATRFDPYKNFKFRVKWDGRYVAGISKVGALKRTTEVVKHREGGDPSSSRKSPGRTEYEAVTLERGVTHDVEFERWANKVWNYGAGLGSEVSLKDFRKDVIIEVYNEAGQLAIAYKVFRCWVSEYQAMPDLDANANAVAIQTIKLENEGWERDYEVTEPDEQSFNEPPL from the coding sequence ATGGCCCAGTTCACCGTCAACGCCACACGCTTCGACCCATACAAAAACTTCAAGTTTCGCGTCAAGTGGGATGGGCGCTACGTCGCTGGCATCAGCAAGGTCGGCGCGCTCAAGCGCACCACCGAGGTGGTGAAGCATCGCGAAGGCGGCGACCCCAGCAGCAGCCGCAAGTCGCCCGGCCGCACTGAGTACGAGGCCGTTACACTCGAACGCGGCGTCACGCACGATGTCGAATTCGAGCGTTGGGCCAACAAGGTCTGGAACTATGGCGCGGGCCTGGGCAGCGAGGTGTCGCTGAAAGATTTCCGCAAAGATGTGATCATCGAGGTGTATAACGAGGCCGGCCAGCTGGCGATTGCCTATAAAGTGTTCCGCTGCTGGGTCTCGGAATACCAGGCCATGCCCGACCTGGACGCCAACGCCAACGCGGTTGCGATCCAGACGATCAAGCTGGAGAACGAGGGCTGGGAGCGCGATTACGAAGTGACCGAGCCGGACGAGCAGAGCTTTAACGAGCCGCCGCTGTAG
- a CDS encoding phage tail sheath family protein, whose translation MPAQLTYPGVYIEEVPSGVRTITGVATSITAFVGRAARGPVNDPTDLFNFGDFERTFGGLRAEYPLSYAVRDFFLNGGNQAVIVRLYRGDAGAATLEPSGLKLVAANPGEWGKRLRATITRPTGPAAAELATRYGLAADAFFNLQVREDRPNGLREEIRNLTVVEGPRRVDRVLEQESLLVRVPLRADGTPDLPAAAPAATTEEAAAEDGSDGDPLDQLTYVGDKPNKTGFHALEKADIFNMLCIPPDRRDAEDQALQIAVYQAALRYCVERRAMLIVDPPLAWGKIKETAAATARDSLPNLTLSGTDTRNAALYFPRVIEVDPLREGQPDVFAPCGIIAGIYARTDRERGVWKAPAGLDAGINGIVGLQATLTDDENGQINPLGINCLRFFPVGGRVVWGARTLRGADQLADEYKYVPVRRLALYIEESLYRGTQWVVFEPNDEPLWAQIRLNVGAFMQGLFRQGAFQGSTPREAYLVKCDKETTTQYDIDRGIVNIVVGFAPLKPAEFVVIKIQQLARQER comes from the coding sequence ATGCCAGCGCAACTGACGTACCCCGGCGTCTACATCGAGGAGGTGCCTAGCGGTGTACGGACGATCACCGGCGTCGCTACCTCGATCACCGCGTTTGTCGGCCGTGCGGCGCGCGGCCCGGTGAACGACCCAACCGATCTGTTTAACTTCGGCGACTTCGAGCGCACGTTTGGCGGGCTGCGCGCCGAGTATCCGCTGAGCTACGCCGTGCGCGATTTCTTCCTCAACGGCGGCAACCAGGCGGTGATCGTGCGGCTTTACCGCGGCGATGCCGGCGCCGCCACGCTCGAGCCCAGCGGGCTGAAGCTGGTGGCGGCCAACCCCGGCGAATGGGGCAAGCGCCTGCGCGCCACGATCACGCGCCCAACCGGCCCGGCGGCGGCCGAGCTTGCGACGCGCTATGGCCTGGCCGCCGATGCCTTTTTCAACCTGCAGGTGCGCGAGGATCGACCGAACGGGCTGCGCGAGGAGATCCGCAACCTCACCGTCGTCGAAGGGCCGCGGCGGGTCGATCGTGTGCTCGAGCAGGAATCGCTGCTGGTGCGTGTTCCGCTCAGAGCCGACGGCACGCCCGATCTGCCGGCTGCGGCGCCGGCCGCCACGACCGAAGAAGCCGCCGCCGAAGATGGTAGCGACGGCGACCCGCTCGACCAGCTCACGTATGTTGGCGATAAACCGAACAAGACCGGCTTCCACGCGCTCGAGAAGGCCGACATCTTCAACATGCTCTGCATCCCGCCCGACCGGCGCGACGCCGAAGACCAGGCCTTGCAGATCGCGGTGTACCAGGCCGCGCTCCGCTACTGTGTCGAGCGCCGGGCCATGCTGATCGTCGACCCACCGCTGGCCTGGGGCAAGATCAAAGAGACTGCGGCCGCGACCGCGCGCGATAGCCTGCCCAACCTGACCCTCAGCGGCACCGATACGCGCAACGCCGCGCTGTACTTCCCGCGCGTGATCGAAGTCGACCCGCTGCGCGAGGGCCAGCCGGATGTCTTTGCGCCCTGCGGGATCATCGCGGGCATCTACGCGCGCACCGACCGCGAGCGCGGCGTGTGGAAAGCGCCGGCCGGCCTCGACGCCGGGATCAACGGCATTGTCGGCTTGCAGGCCACCCTGACCGACGACGAGAATGGGCAGATCAACCCGCTGGGTATCAACTGCCTGCGCTTTTTCCCGGTAGGCGGGCGGGTGGTGTGGGGCGCGCGCACACTGCGCGGCGCCGACCAGCTGGCCGACGAGTACAAATATGTGCCGGTGCGCCGCCTGGCGCTGTACATCGAAGAGAGCCTGTATCGCGGCACGCAATGGGTGGTGTTCGAGCCGAACGACGAGCCGCTGTGGGCACAGATCCGCCTGAACGTCGGCGCATTCATGCAGGGGCTGTTCCGCCAGGGCGCGTTCCAGGGCAGCACACCGCGCGAGGCCTACCTGGTCAAGTGCGACAAAGAAACGACCACTCAGTACGACATCGACCGCGGGATCGTCAATATCGTGGTTGGCTTCGCGCCGCTCAAACCGGCCGAGTTCGTGGTGATCAAGATCCAGCAGCTCGCGCGCCAGGAACGCTGA
- the trpC gene encoding indole-3-glycerol phosphate synthase TrpC has product MSIQDSGTFLNRILAHKRSEVARQSAALPLAQLATMAAAAPAPRPLDAALRRPGCVALIAEVKQASPSKGLLIENFDPLALARTYAANGAAAISVLTDEHFFQGSLKFLQGIRADLEQRAPVPLLRKDFILDPYQVYQARAYGADALLLIVAALADAPLRELLALTHALGMQALVEVHAEAELERALAAGARIIGVNNRDLHSFATTLDTTRRVAARLPAHDRPLLVSESAITSAADVAQVCAWGVDAVLVGEALVKSPDIGAHVRELAGVPR; this is encoded by the coding sequence ATGAGCATCCAGGACTCAGGCACATTTCTGAATCGAATCCTCGCCCACAAGCGCAGCGAAGTCGCCCGCCAGTCGGCCGCGCTGCCGCTGGCGCAGCTTGCGACCATGGCCGCCGCTGCACCCGCGCCGCGCCCGCTCGACGCCGCGCTGCGCCGGCCCGGCTGCGTCGCGCTGATCGCCGAGGTGAAGCAGGCCTCGCCATCCAAGGGCCTGCTGATCGAGAACTTCGACCCGCTGGCGCTGGCGCGCACCTACGCCGCGAACGGCGCCGCTGCGATTTCGGTGCTTACCGACGAACACTTCTTCCAGGGCAGCCTGAAATTCCTGCAGGGCATCCGCGCCGATCTCGAGCAGCGCGCGCCTGTGCCGCTGCTGCGCAAAGACTTCATCCTCGATCCGTACCAGGTATACCAGGCGCGCGCCTACGGCGCCGACGCGCTGCTGCTGATCGTGGCCGCGCTCGCCGATGCGCCGCTGCGCGAGCTGCTGGCGCTGACGCATGCGCTGGGCATGCAGGCGCTGGTGGAGGTACACGCCGAGGCCGAGCTCGAGCGCGCGCTGGCGGCCGGGGCGCGCATCATTGGCGTGAACAACCGCGATCTGCACAGCTTTGCGACCACGCTCGACACTACTCGGCGTGTGGCCGCGCGCCTGCCGGCCCACGATCGCCCGCTGCTGGTGAGCGAGAGCGCCATCACGAGCGCCGCTGATGTCGCGCAGGTGTGCGCCTGGGGCGTCGACGCGGTGCTGGTCGGCGAGGCGCTGGTGAAGTCGCCCGACATCGGCGCGCATGTGCGCGAGCTGGCCGGCGTGCCGCGCTAG
- a CDS encoding ABC transporter ATP-binding protein, protein MPNEPIIEIADLELCYRDLRAVAGLSLTIYAREVFGLLGPNGAGKTSTLACIEGLRQPAAGSVRVAGHAMPHDADVAKRLLGVQLQTAAMFPELTLTELVELYAALYSCFPTRAEIAQLLERFGLAQKHRARAGQLSGGQQQRLALALATVNDPQIVLLDEPTTGLDPQARRGVWAIIRRMQDEGRTVVLTTHSMEEAQSLCDRIGIIDAGKLVALGTPSQLIARHAPPLAPGEAARRQPNLEDVFIALTGRSLGGEHDALHDEEAAWLASLA, encoded by the coding sequence ATGCCGAATGAGCCAATCATCGAGATCGCCGATCTTGAGCTGTGCTATCGCGACCTGCGGGCGGTGGCCGGGCTGAGCCTGACGATCTATGCGCGCGAGGTGTTTGGGCTGCTCGGCCCGAACGGTGCGGGCAAAACCAGCACGCTGGCGTGTATCGAAGGGTTGCGCCAACCTGCCGCCGGGAGCGTGCGCGTGGCCGGCCACGCCATGCCCCACGACGCCGATGTGGCTAAACGCCTGCTGGGTGTGCAGCTCCAGACAGCGGCCATGTTCCCCGAGCTGACCCTGACCGAGCTGGTGGAGCTGTATGCCGCGCTGTATAGCTGCTTCCCCACCCGCGCCGAGATCGCCCAGCTGCTCGAGCGCTTCGGGCTGGCGCAAAAACACCGCGCCCGCGCCGGGCAGCTCTCGGGTGGGCAGCAGCAGCGCCTGGCCCTGGCGCTGGCCACCGTAAACGACCCGCAGATCGTGCTGCTCGACGAGCCAACCACCGGGCTCGACCCGCAGGCGCGCCGCGGCGTGTGGGCGATCATTCGGCGCATGCAGGACGAAGGCCGCACGGTGGTGCTGACCACCCACTCGATGGAAGAGGCCCAGAGCTTGTGCGACCGGATCGGCATCATCGATGCTGGCAAGCTGGTGGCACTCGGCACACCTTCGCAGCTAATCGCCCGCCACGCGCCGCCGCTCGCGCCCGGCGAGGCCGCCCGCCGCCAGCCCAACCTCGAGGATGTGTTCATCGCGCTCACTGGCCGTTCGCTCGGCGGCGAGCACGATGCCCTGCACGACGAAGAGGCGGCCTGGCTGGCCAGCCTGGCCTAG
- a CDS encoding ABC transporter permease translates to MRRFLILAKANLLMNLRNRATLFWNFAFPIGLILLYGVIWQPQIAWLAVGIVVLNLMSSGLLGDSTRLTNLRERGVLRRVHATPLPAWQLIAAYVLARLLLVLVQSAAIILAAVLICGARFSWAGLAAALPYALIGGLVFLMIGQLISAVAPSSGAAGAIGQALYFPLMFVSNLFLPLELLPRWLSTISSWTPATMLVDLIRPLLLPIPAAQTTLVNSMGLLCYGAVALVLAGRLFRWEQH, encoded by the coding sequence ATGCGACGCTTCCTGATTCTGGCGAAAGCTAACCTGCTGATGAACCTGCGCAACCGCGCGACGCTGTTCTGGAACTTTGCCTTCCCAATCGGCCTGATCCTGCTCTATGGCGTGATCTGGCAGCCACAGATCGCCTGGCTCGCCGTCGGGATCGTGGTGCTAAACCTGATGTCGAGCGGGCTGCTGGGCGACTCGACGCGGCTAACCAACCTGCGCGAGCGCGGTGTACTCCGGCGTGTGCATGCCACTCCGCTGCCGGCCTGGCAGCTGATCGCGGCCTATGTCCTGGCCCGGCTCCTGCTGGTGCTGGTGCAGAGCGCGGCGATCATCCTGGCGGCCGTGCTGATCTGCGGCGCGCGTTTTAGCTGGGCCGGCCTGGCCGCCGCGCTGCCCTATGCGCTGATCGGCGGGCTGGTGTTCCTGATGATCGGCCAGCTGATCAGCGCGGTGGCGCCTTCCAGCGGCGCGGCCGGCGCGATCGGCCAGGCGCTCTACTTCCCGCTGATGTTCGTCAGCAATCTGTTCCTGCCGCTCGAGCTGCTGCCGCGCTGGCTGAGCACCATCAGCAGCTGGACGCCCGCGACCATGCTGGTTGACCTGATCCGCCCGCTGCTGCTGCCCATCCCGGCCGCGCAGACGACGCTGGTGAATAGCATGGGGCTGCTGTGCTACGGTGCGGTGGCGCTGGTACTGGCCGGCCGGCTATTTCGCTGGGAGCAGCACTAG
- a CDS encoding sensor histidine kinase — protein sequence MTNATLYQPHWLRWFMWFWRAVLWVSLALAAYNTLHNNPALLGSWRGTAMFALIGVFLLVYELFEHSDARQNNRWPVPYWQVLSYVIVQISCSLVLLHYSSSFLGVLFALMGQVFAALERRHWLVTIGALVAVISVPLGIDDVIRSRDWAALGGFFLFIAGWIGLATFVGLLFSERHAREQLIAQLHQAKADLERYALQAEELAALRERTRLARDMHDSLGHALVVVNVQLEAAQRLYGIDRARGDASLASTRALVRDTMAELRRSLADLRADLPSRAHLPLALQSVADEVHARGGLQVRYTPPPELPPLPPAMAEALWRVAREALTNAERHAAASNATLALEGTHGSVVLRVTDDGAGLSAGALVRPGHYGVIGMRERIESLGGTFHIGERPGGGTLVEAQVPIASEHREPRMASD from the coding sequence ATGACAAACGCAACCCTGTATCAGCCGCACTGGCTGCGCTGGTTTATGTGGTTCTGGCGTGCCGTGCTGTGGGTTTCGCTGGCGCTCGCGGCCTATAATACGCTGCACAACAACCCGGCGCTGCTGGGCAGCTGGCGCGGCACAGCTATGTTTGCGCTGATCGGCGTGTTCCTGCTGGTGTACGAGCTGTTTGAGCACAGCGATGCGCGCCAGAATAATCGCTGGCCGGTTCCCTATTGGCAGGTGCTGAGCTATGTAATCGTGCAGATCAGCTGCTCGCTGGTGCTGCTCCACTATTCATCGAGCTTTCTCGGGGTGCTGTTTGCGCTGATGGGCCAGGTGTTCGCGGCGCTTGAGCGCCGCCACTGGCTGGTGACGATCGGCGCGCTGGTGGCGGTGATTAGCGTGCCATTGGGGATCGACGACGTGATCCGCAGCCGCGATTGGGCTGCGCTGGGCGGCTTTTTTCTGTTTATTGCCGGGTGGATCGGGCTGGCCACATTTGTCGGCCTATTGTTCAGCGAACGCCACGCCCGCGAGCAGCTGATCGCGCAACTGCACCAGGCCAAAGCCGATCTCGAGCGCTATGCCCTGCAGGCCGAGGAGCTGGCCGCCCTGCGCGAGCGCACACGGCTCGCTCGCGATATGCACGACAGCCTGGGCCATGCGCTGGTGGTGGTGAATGTCCAGCTCGAAGCCGCCCAACGGCTGTATGGCATCGACCGGGCGCGTGGCGACGCTAGCCTGGCCTCTACACGTGCGCTAGTGCGCGATACCATGGCCGAGCTGCGGCGCTCGTTGGCCGATCTGCGCGCCGATCTACCCAGCCGCGCACACTTGCCCTTGGCGCTGCAAAGCGTAGCCGACGAAGTGCATGCGCGCGGCGGCCTGCAGGTGCGCTATACCCCGCCGCCCGAGCTGCCGCCGCTGCCGCCGGCCATGGCCGAGGCGCTCTGGCGTGTGGCCCGCGAGGCGCTGACCAATGCCGAGCGCCACGCCGCCGCCAGCAACGCCACCCTCGCGCTCGAAGGCACGCACGGCAGCGTCGTGCTGCGGGTGACCGACGACGGCGCAGGCCTGAGCGCGGGCGCGCTCGTGCGCCCCGGCCACTATGGCGTGATCGGCATGCGCGAGCGGATCGAGTCGTTAGGCGGCACCTTCCACATCGGCGAGCGGCCCGGCGGTGGCACGCTGGTTGAAGCGCAGGTGCCGATCGCATCGGAGCACCGCGAACCACGTATGGCAAGCGACTGA
- a CDS encoding response regulator transcription factor: MNYPQPANAPAVIRVLIAEDQTLMRHGLRTILDLEDGFVVAGEAADGQQALERTLALQPDVVLMDVQMPHLNGVAATAQITAALPATRVIILTTFDYDEYVFEGIKAGARGYLLKDTPADELLVAIRRVCAGESIVQPSIAARLIAEFTRRRTAPAPEYEPLSERERDVLRLLADGLSNKEIAGRLVLAEGTVKNHVSMILEKLHAANRTQAARVAREQKLI; this comes from the coding sequence ATGAACTACCCGCAACCCGCCAATGCCCCCGCTGTCATCAGGGTGCTGATCGCCGAAGACCAGACCCTGATGCGCCATGGCTTGCGCACTATTCTCGATCTGGAGGATGGCTTCGTGGTGGCCGGCGAGGCCGCCGATGGGCAGCAGGCGCTCGAACGCACGCTTGCGCTGCAGCCCGATGTGGTGCTGATGGACGTGCAGATGCCGCACCTGAACGGCGTCGCGGCCACTGCGCAGATCACTGCGGCGCTGCCCGCCACCAGGGTGATCATCCTCACGACCTTCGACTACGACGAGTATGTGTTCGAGGGGATCAAGGCCGGTGCGCGCGGCTACTTGCTGAAAGACACCCCGGCCGATGAGCTGCTGGTGGCGATCCGGCGCGTATGCGCCGGCGAGAGCATTGTTCAGCCCAGCATCGCCGCGCGCCTGATCGCCGAGTTCACCCGCCGGCGCACCGCACCGGCACCCGAGTACGAGCCGCTGAGCGAGCGCGAGCGCGATGTGTTGCGGCTGCTGGCCGATGGCCTGAGCAATAAAGAGATCGCCGGCCGACTCGTGCTGGCCGAGGGTACCGTCAAAAATCATGTCTCGATGATCCTCGAGAAGCTGCACGCTGCGAATCGCACCCAGGCAGCCCGCGTTGCCCGCGAGCAGAAGCTGATCTAG
- a CDS encoding ABC transporter substrate-binding protein: MTRTPLRLVVAAIVVLFVASGCGGAPAGGASAGGPLQAIGAGEGAVSIVAWPGYIERGETDKGYDWVTGFEKDTGCKVSVKTAATSDEMVALMNDGGFDLVTASGDASLRLVSGGRVQPINTALIPSWGKIDQRLQNAPWHTVGGIHYGVPYQWGPNVLMYNTDVFKGQAPDSWKVVFEEGALPDGTSNKGRVQAYDGPIYIADAALYLKATKPELGIKDPYALNRDQFKAALELLRGQRKIVGRYWHDAGVQVDDFTKEGVAASSSWPYQVNLLQFNKQPIASVIPKEGATGWADTTMMHVNAPHPNCAYKWLEHSLDPKLQGDLAAWFGSVPVVPDACKGNALLTDTGCSTNGFDNFDKIAFWRTPTADCADGKKDCVPYYEWVTSYIAVIGGR; encoded by the coding sequence ATGACCAGAACGCCTCTACGTCTGGTGGTCGCGGCGATCGTCGTGCTGTTCGTGGCGTCTGGCTGTGGCGGCGCGCCAGCCGGCGGCGCGAGCGCGGGCGGCCCGCTCCAGGCGATCGGTGCGGGCGAGGGTGCTGTATCGATCGTGGCGTGGCCGGGCTATATCGAGCGCGGCGAGACCGACAAGGGCTACGACTGGGTCACCGGCTTCGAGAAAGACACCGGCTGCAAGGTGTCGGTCAAGACTGCCGCAACCTCGGATGAGATGGTGGCGCTCATGAACGACGGCGGCTTCGACCTGGTGACGGCCTCGGGCGATGCCAGCTTGCGCCTGGTGTCGGGCGGGCGCGTGCAACCGATCAACACCGCGCTCATCCCCAGCTGGGGCAAGATCGACCAGCGCCTGCAGAATGCGCCCTGGCATACCGTGGGCGGCATACACTACGGCGTGCCCTACCAGTGGGGGCCGAATGTGCTGATGTACAACACCGATGTGTTCAAGGGCCAGGCGCCCGACAGCTGGAAGGTGGTGTTTGAAGAGGGCGCGCTGCCCGACGGCACCAGCAACAAGGGCCGCGTGCAGGCCTACGACGGGCCGATCTATATCGCCGACGCGGCGCTGTACCTCAAGGCCACCAAGCCCGAGCTGGGTATCAAAGACCCCTACGCGCTCAACCGCGACCAGTTCAAGGCCGCGCTTGAGCTGCTGCGCGGCCAGCGCAAGATCGTCGGCCGCTACTGGCACGATGCCGGCGTGCAGGTTGATGATTTCACCAAAGAGGGTGTGGCGGCCTCGAGCTCCTGGCCCTATCAGGTCAACCTGCTGCAGTTCAACAAGCAGCCAATCGCCAGCGTCATCCCCAAAGAGGGCGCCACCGGCTGGGCCGACACAACCATGATGCACGTGAACGCACCGCACCCCAACTGCGCCTACAAATGGCTCGAGCACTCGCTCGACCCAAAGCTGCAGGGCGACCTGGCGGCCTGGTTCGGCTCGGTGCCGGTGGTGCCCGACGCGTGTAAGGGCAACGCGCTGCTGACCGACACCGGCTGCTCGACGAACGGCTTCGATAACTTCGATAAGATTGCCTTCTGGAGGACTCCGACTGCCGACTGCGCCGACGGCAAAAAGGACTGCGTGCCGTACTACGAGTGGGTCACAAGCTATATCGCGGTGATCGGCGGGCGTTAG
- a CDS encoding ABC transporter ATP-binding protein gives MPAVRFSHVSRHFGDVRAVDDVSLDIQDGEFFTMLGPSGSGKTTCLRLIAGFEQPSSGSIQLHGAEAAGLPPYERDVNTVFQDYALFPHMTVGQNVAYGLMIRKVPKAERQRQAEAMLELVRLPGLAGRKPAQLSGGQRQRVALARALVNHPRVLLLDEPLGALDLKLRQQMQIELKAIQQQVGITFVYVTHDQEEALTMSDRIAVFNNGTIEQIGAPAQVYEHPATAFVAGFVGISNIVRGAAAQAITGSPQPFAIRPEKIRMLAPDAPVPPELHSASGRIQGVVYLGMLTRYQVDLDGGGELTVVEQNLAGGALDAHATHGRPVRLIWQPQHAQPIGQG, from the coding sequence ATTCCAGCGGTACGGTTCAGCCACGTCAGCCGGCACTTCGGCGATGTGCGCGCGGTCGATGATGTGAGCCTCGACATACAGGATGGCGAGTTCTTCACGATGCTCGGGCCATCGGGCTCGGGCAAAACCACCTGCCTGCGCCTGATCGCCGGGTTCGAGCAGCCCAGCAGCGGCAGCATCCAGCTGCATGGCGCCGAGGCGGCCGGGCTACCGCCCTACGAGCGTGATGTCAACACGGTGTTCCAGGATTACGCGCTATTTCCACATATGACGGTGGGCCAGAACGTGGCCTATGGCCTGATGATCCGCAAGGTGCCTAAGGCCGAGCGCCAGCGGCAGGCCGAGGCAATGCTCGAGCTGGTGCGGCTGCCGGGCCTGGCCGGCCGTAAGCCCGCCCAGCTCTCGGGCGGCCAACGCCAGCGGGTCGCACTGGCCCGCGCGCTGGTGAACCACCCGCGCGTGCTGCTGCTCGACGAGCCGCTCGGCGCGCTTGACCTGAAGCTGCGCCAGCAGATGCAGATCGAACTCAAAGCCATCCAACAGCAGGTCGGCATCACCTTTGTGTATGTCACGCACGATCAGGAAGAGGCGCTGACGATGAGCGACCGGATCGCCGTGTTCAACAACGGCACGATCGAGCAGATCGGCGCGCCGGCGCAGGTGTACGAGCACCCCGCGACTGCGTTTGTGGCTGGCTTTGTGGGCATCTCGAATATTGTGCGCGGCGCGGCGGCCCAGGCGATCACCGGCAGCCCACAGCCGTTCGCCATCCGCCCCGAGAAGATCCGCATGCTCGCGCCCGACGCGCCGGTGCCTCCCGAGCTGCACAGCGCCAGCGGGCGCATCCAGGGCGTTGTATACCTGGGCATGCTCACGCGCTATCAGGTCGATCTCGACGGCGGCGGCGAATTGACCGTGGTCGAGCAGAATCTCGCGGGCGGCGCGCTCGACGCGCATGCCACTCACGGCCGCCCGGTGCGGCTGATCTGGCAACCGCAGCACGCCCAGCCGATCGGCCAGGGGTAG
- a CDS encoding ABC transporter permease, producing MAEKAAYPAPAATASRGRRLATYLYRRPRLTLALLLAPPLIWLGAAYLGALLALLMQSFFHLDDFTGQVVRRFTLATYRDLLTRANFDIAVRTATMAALVSIAAALLAFPLAYYMARYATPRIKTLLYLAITMPLWSSYLVRVYAWKLILAKEGIVTWVFERLGLGGLIDLLLSTPAIGGPSLSVSAIGMFLVFLYVWLPYMILPIVAALERVPRSLLEASSDLGARPGATFRNVMLPLALPGVAAGSIFTFSLTLGDFIIPGTFGNSSLFIGQAVLTLQGSSGNIPLAAAFTVVPMLIMAVYLLGARKLGAFEAL from the coding sequence TTGGCCGAAAAAGCAGCCTACCCGGCTCCCGCCGCAACCGCCAGCCGGGGTCGCCGCCTGGCAACCTACCTGTACCGCCGGCCCCGGCTGACGCTGGCGCTACTCCTGGCGCCGCCGCTGATCTGGCTGGGTGCCGCATACCTGGGCGCACTGCTGGCGCTGCTGATGCAGAGCTTCTTCCACCTCGACGATTTTACCGGCCAGGTGGTGCGCCGCTTCACGCTGGCAACCTACCGCGACTTGCTGACGCGCGCGAATTTCGACATCGCCGTGCGCACTGCGACCATGGCCGCGCTTGTCAGTATCGCGGCCGCGCTGCTGGCCTTCCCGCTGGCCTACTACATGGCCCGCTACGCCACGCCGCGCATCAAGACGCTGCTATACCTGGCCATAACCATGCCGCTCTGGTCGAGCTACCTGGTGCGCGTGTACGCCTGGAAGCTCATCCTGGCCAAAGAAGGCATTGTGACGTGGGTGTTTGAGCGGCTCGGGCTGGGCGGGCTGATCGACCTGCTGCTGAGCACCCCGGCGATCGGCGGGCCGTCGCTGTCGGTGTCGGCGATCGGCATGTTCCTGGTGTTCCTGTACGTCTGGCTGCCCTACATGATCCTGCCGATCGTCGCCGCGCTCGAGCGTGTGCCGCGCTCGCTGCTCGAGGCCTCGAGCGACCTGGGCGCGCGGCCGGGTGCGACCTTCCGCAATGTGATGCTGCCGCTCGCGCTGCCGGGCGTGGCGGCCGGCTCGATCTTCACCTTCTCGCTGACGCTGGGCGATTTCATTATTCCTGGCACATTCGGCAACTCGAGCCTGTTCATCGGCCAGGCCGTGCTGACGCTCCAGGGTTCCTCGGGCAACATCCCGCTCGCGGCGGCCTTCACCGTCGTGCCGATGCTGATTATGGCGGTGTACCTGCTCGGCGCCAGGAAGCTCGGGGCGTTCGAGGCGCTGTAG